The bacterium DNA window CAGACAGACGGCCGGATGCTCATGAAAGAGAGGCTGAAAAAGTGCGAAAGTCCACTCAAACACAGTGCGGAAATCTCGCGACCATAAGGACTAGCGGAAGGCATCAGCACAAAACCACGGCCTTCGCCAGCGCAGCCTTCGTTCAAAGCACGTTTCACTTTTTCAGTGAATTGCGGAGAAGGCATGTTTTCGATGTCGGCAATTTCCAAATTCCCGAAAAGAACCCACTCTTTCCCGAAACTGGCACGTACCTCCTGCAATTCGACGTCGCCCTGCGGCGGGGGTTCGATCGGATCCAATGCGTCTACCCCCATCTCCGCAATCAATGGAAGAATGTTCCGAAGGCGACCATGGCTGTGAATGCGCACCGTGCCCCCGTGCCGCTGGATCGCCCGCGCCATGGGCTCCACATAACGCACCACATACTCCTTGAACAAGTCCGGAGAAAGATAGGGCTCAGAAGCATATTCAGGTCCATAAATGCGCCAGAGATGCCCCGGAAAGCGAAGGCTGACCTCCTCTGTTCTCGGCAGTATGCGCCGGGCCATCTTGTCCAACAATCGGCAAAAGAGTTCCGGCTCGGTAAACGCCAGCATCGTATAGTTCTCCATACTGAACAAGGAGGCCGCAGCGCATAGAGGATCTTCAGTATCCACCATCACAATCCCCCGGTCACCCAAGGCGTCCTCCTCCGCTATCAGGGGAGACACATTGATTGTTTCCGCAAACACATCATCGGGTATGGTTAGGTAGGCCTCGACATCTTCAACACTTTCCAGCAGGTGCTCAGTTGTCCAGACGGTATTCAGATGCCGTTCCCGCGCAGTTTCCTGGATCATTGTCCGGCCACCCGCATTAAGCGTCGTTCGGGTGATTCTCGCCTGGCCGTCATCCTTCGTCGTTTCCTGGAAGAACTCCCGCCATCTCGAAGCCGCCGATGCGCCTTCCGGGATATGGGAACAAGGACGGACGGCGCTCATCGACCGGATCAAATCCGTATGGTTTTCCGTCAACTCAAGCAACGGCCTCCAGTCCGGCGAGTTGTAGACATTGTAGGGATCAGGATCGTTGGGATCGATACGGAACCCGCCCAATTCATACAAACTCACGGCGGGCCGATCCACCACTTT harbors:
- a CDS encoding uroporphyrinogen decarboxylase family protein, whose amino-acid sequence is MMTRRERLMATIQGKVVDRPAVSLYELGGFRIDPNDPDPYNVYNSPDWRPLLELTENHTDLIRSMSAVRPCSHIPEGASAASRWREFFQETTKDDGQARITRTTLNAGGRTMIQETARERHLNTVWTTEHLLESVEDVEAYLTIPDDVFAETINVSPLIAEEDALGDRGIVMVDTEDPLCAAASLFSMENYTMLAFTEPELFCRLLDKMARRILPRTEEVSLRFPGHLWRIYGPEYASEPYLSPDLFKEYVVRYVEPMARAIQRHGGTVRIHSHGRLRNILPLIAEMGVDALDPIEPPPQGDVELQEVRASFGKEWVLFGNLEIADIENMPSPQFTEKVKRALNEGCAGEGRGFVLMPSASPYGREISALCLSGLSHFFSLSFMSIRPSV